A segment of the Labilithrix sp. genome:
ATTGCTCGCGTGCGATCGCTCCGCGCCGTCGCCGGCGGTGGACGCCGCGCCGATCGTCGCGCTCGAAACGAAGCCGCCCTCGCCCTCACCCGCGCCTTCTCCCTCTCCCTCTCCCTCTCCCGAGCGGGACGAGGCCCGAAAGCGCGCGCTCGCGATCCTCGCGGGAGAGACGCCGGAGGGCGCGATCTCGGAGCCGGCCCTCGGCGCGCCGGTCACGCCCGCCGCGGAGTCCGTCACGATTCACGCGTTCACGGTGACCAGCGGCGCCGCGCCACCCGCCGCCGAGCGCACGCTCGCCGGCCTGCGGCCGCGCATGCGCGAGTGCTATCGCAAGACGCTCGAGACGGAGACGGCCGCGAGAGGCGAGCTGAAGGTCGCGCTCGCGATCGGCCCCGACGGCGAGGTGCGATCGGCGGAGGTCGCGTCGAGCAGCGCGCCGGCCGAGCTGTCCTCGTGCATCGCGAAGCTGCTGCGGCGCGCGACCTTCGACGTGCCGAGCGGCGAGGCCTCGCTCGTCGTGCCGATCTCGTTTTCGCCGGGACCTTGACGAAGAAGCGCACGTTTCTTGGCCCGGTTCTGTAAGGCATGAGAACCGTTGAATCGTGAGCAACATCGGTTCGCAGGGTGAGATCGTCGTCGGTCTCGACATCGGCACCACGAAGGTGTGCGCCGTGGTCGGCGAGATCGCGGAGGACGGCATCACGATCCTCGGCGTCGGCGCCGTTCCGTGTCGCGGCCTCCGCAAGGGGATCGTCAGCAACATCGACTGGACGGTTCGATCGATCAAGGACGCGATCGAAGCCGCGCAGACGATGGCGGGGGTCGAGATCCGCACCGTCTACGCGGGGGTCGCCGGCAGCCACATCCGCTCGCAGTCCTCTGACGGCGTCGCCGCGATCGCGGGCGGCGAGGTCACCCGCGCCGACGTCGAGCGCGTGCTCGAAGGGGCGCGCGCGATCCCGGTCGACGCGGACCGCCAGATCCTCCACGTGTTGCCGCGCGAGTACATCGTCGACATCCAGGACGGCATCCGCGACCCGATCGGCATGAGCGGCGTGCGCCTCGGCGCGAAGGTGAACCTCGTCACCGCGGCGACCTCCTGCGTCCAGAACGTGATCCGCTGTGCCGAGCGCTGCGGCCTCGTCGTCGCGGACGTCGTGCTGGAGCCGCTCGCGAGCGCGGAGGCGGTGCTCTCCGACGACGAGCGCGAGATCGGCGCCGCGGTCGTCGACGTCGGCGGCGGAACGACCGACATCCTCTGCTACGTCGACGGCGGCATCGCCCACGCGAGCGTGGTGCCGGTCGGCGGCAACAACATCACGAACGACATCGCCGCGGGCCTCCGCACGCCGATGGCGGAGGCCGATCGCCTGAAGCGCCTCTACGGCTGCTCGCTCGGCCGGATGGTCTCGGACGACGAGGAGATCGAGGTGCCGGGCGTCGGCGGGCAGAAGCCGCGCCGCACCCCGCGCCGCGTGCTCTCGGACATCATCGAGCCGCGCGTCGAGGAGATCTTCGCGGTGGTGCGGAAGCGCATCGAAGACACGGGCCTGATCGAGCAGCTCTCGGCGGGCGTGGTCCTCACCGGCGGCGCGGTCCTCCTCGAGGGCACGCAGGAGCTGGCGGAGGAGGTCCTCGGGATGCCGGTCCGCATCGGCTTCCCGACCGGCGTGCGCGGCATCACGCAGCTCGTGCACGGCCCGCAGTACGCGACCGGCGTAGGCCTCGTCCGCTACGGCGCGCAAGCGATCACCGACGCGCACGCGCGCACGGTCGCGGCGCCGGCCCACTCCATGATGCGCATGGCCGCGGCTCAGCAGGCGAAGCGCGAAGCGAGCGTGGCCGCGACGGGAACGGAAGATGCGGCTCCGCCGAAGAGCTCGAAGCTCTGGGAGTGGCTGAAGGCCGCGTTCTGAGGGCTTGTCTTGTTCGAGAGGGCTCTGCCCTCTCGAGCTCTCCCGCCGGGGGTTCTTCGCGCGCGCTGCGCGCGCGCTGCGACGCCCCCGGACCCCCCGAGAGGGGGCTTTCTTGTTCGAGAGGGCTCTGCCCTCTCGAGCTCTCCCGCCGGGGGGTTCTTCGCGCGCGCTGCGCGCGCGCTGCGACGCCCCCGGACCCCCCGAGAGGGGGCTCGCGGGTGACATGGCGATCAGGGGCGGCGGGCGAGGGGGCCTGAAATTCGCGTGAATGATTGGGTGGCGCACGGCGTGCAGACGCGGGCGGTCATGATCCGCTCTGCGCTTGTTGTTGCTGTCTTTGCATCCATCACTGTCCTCTCCGCCGCTTGCGACGGCGATGACGTCATCGGCGGCACGAGCTGCACCGAAGCGGCGTGCAACGACGGCGTCCTGATCGACTTCGAGTACCGTGAGCCCGGCGCGTACGCGTTCGACGTCACCGTCGACGGCGTGACGACCACGTGCACCGCGACGCTCCCGCTGCCGCCTTCGGAGACGGACGATCCGTGCGCCGCGCAGGGCATCTACCTCACGCGGACGGGCGCGGCCCTCTCCGCGGACATGCACTCGCTCGGCGGCATCCGCCTCGCCTCGACCAGCGCGCAGAACGTCACGCTCGAGGTCAGGCGCGACGATCAGCCGATCGCCGACCGCACGTTCGCCGTGCAGTACAGCGTGACCCCGGGCCCCAACGGCCCCGACTGCGAGCCGAAGGAGTGCCGCCTCGCGCAGGTTTCGCTCGCGCCCGCGACGCAATGACGTGCGCCACGAAGTTGGCCACATCCTCCTACTTCGAGAAAAGTGCGCGTGAGGGTCAAAAGCGTCGATCACTTATTTGGCCCAGCTCCTCCGACTATGTGAAAGGTCAGTGCACGAGCGACGCGGCGGCCAAGAGGACGCCCGGCTCGCAAGCTTTGCGTGAGCGCCGGCCCATCGGCGCGTCACGCGACGGGAGGCACTGTCCATGTCGTTTTCCATCGAGTTCGCGGACGAGCAGACGGAGTACCAGGCGCGCATCAAGGTGATCGGCTGCGGCGGCTCCGGCGGCAATGCGGTCAACACGATGATCAACTTCGGCCTCGAAGGCGTGGAGTTCATCGTCGTCAACACCGACGCGCAGGCGCTCAACAACAACGCCGCTCCGACGCGCCTCAACATCGGCAACGCCGTGACGCGCGGCCTCGGCGCGGGCGCCGATCCGGAGCGCGGCCGCAAGGCGGCGATGGAAGATCACCAGCGCATCAAGGAGCTCATCGCCGGCGCCGACATGGTCTTCATCACCGCGGGCATGGGCGGCGGCACCGGCACCGGCGCGGCGCCCGTCATCGCGCAGCTCGCGCGGGAAGAGGGCGCGCTCACGGTCGGCGTCGTCACGAAGCCGTTCCTCTTCGAAGGACGCCAGCGCTCGCGGCGCGCGGAGCTCGGCCTCGCGCAGCTCGCGGAGACGGTCGACACGCTCATCACGATCCCGAACCAGAAGCTCCTCATGCTCGGCGAGGACGACCTCTCGTTCGTCGACGCGTTCCGCAAGGCGGACGAGGTGCTCTTCCAAGCGGTGAAGGGCATCAGCGACCTCATCACCCAGAACGGCATCGTCAACGTCGACTTCGCCGACGTGAAGACGGTGATGAGCAGCATGGGCCGCGCGCTCATGGGCACCGGCATCGCGAAGGGCCAGAACCGCGCCCGCCTCGCGGCGGAGATGGCGGTGTCGTCGCCGCTCCTCGACGACATCTCGGTCGACGGCGCGACGGGCGTGCTCATCAACATCGTCGGCGGCCCCGACCTCAAGATGCGCGAGATCCAGGAGGCCGCGTCGCTCGTGCAGGAGCAGGCGCACGAAGAAGCGAACATCATCTTCGGCGCGAGCATCGACGAGCAGCTCGGCGAGAACGTGAAGGTCACCGTCATCGCGACCGGCTTCGAGGAGCTCCAGAAGATGGCGTCGCTCGACTCGCACGCGCGCATCCAGATGCCGTCGCAGCAGCCGCAGATGCAGATGTCGTCCGCGCCGCAGCAGATGTCGGCTCCGCCCGCGCGCCACGCGCAGCACCTCTTCTCGAGCGCGCCGCCGTCGCGTCAGCCCGCCTCGGCGCCCGCGTACGCGCAGCGCCGCGCGATGAGCGCCGCGCCGGCGATGCAGCACCACCACGAGGCGCCGCAGCACCAGGAGGTGCAGCGCGTGCAGCCCACGAGCCAGCGCCTCCCCTCGCGCGATCGCTCCTCGAGCTTCCCCGCGTTCGACACCGACTGGGACGTCCCCGCCTTCCAGCGCAAAGGCCAGTAAAAAATAATTGGCCGCCCCGTTGACGGGCCCGAATACGGATTTAGAAAACCAGGCAGTCGAACAACAACATCGTTTTCGTCGACCCGCGCTCGTGCGAGCGCGGGCTTGGCGGGACAACCGCCGATCTTGCCCGTTTTTCGGGAAATAGCTCGGTCAAACCGGGGTCGGCTCTCTGAGCCGGCCCCTTTTTTTATCGCGAAAGGAGGTAATCATGCTGGCCAAGCTCGAGCGCTACATCAACCGTGCGGCCGACGTGCTCATCGATGCCTTCGAAGGCGTCGCGCGCGATCTCGACGATCTCGCGAAGCAGGCGAAGAAGCGACTCTCGCGAAAGCACCTCTCGTCTCCGTAGCTCCGTCTCCGTAGCTCCGGCGTCACGGCAGGACGAACGACTTACCGACGCGGACGGGGGCGCCGCCGAACGGTGGCACCTTCGCCTGCGTTCGAAATGCTTGCACGATGCACGCTCCCACCGTCGTGCCCGGATACGGGCCGGCGTCGACGACGGCGGAGCTCAGCGTTCCGGTCGCCGGCGCGAACGTGAGCGTCACGTGGCCGGGACCGGTCGGACCGTTCGCGCGCTTGCACTTCGCGACGTTGACCTTGCCGAGCGAGGCCGCGGCCGCGCCCTTGTCGAACGGCGGCCCGTTGAGGGTCGGCGCCGGCGCCGGTATGGCCGTCGGCATCGGTATGGCCGTCGGTGTCGGGGAGGCGAGCGGCGGCGGCTCGTCGTCGTCGTCGGCAGGCTCGGGCTCCAACGCCGGCTCCGGCTCGTGCCCGACCGGCGGTGGCGGCGGCGCTGTGCTCGCCGGCATCTTCGGGATCTCGAGCGCGGCGGTCGGCGGCGCCGGCGGTGGTGACGGCGTGCACGCGAACGCGATCGCCATGCCGGGGATGAGCACGCGTCGCACGGCGCCACGATATCAGCTCCGTGGAGGGAAGACCCCCAGTCGTGCGCTCGTACCAGTCGGCGCCCGCGGCGTGTGAGGTGCGAACGGAGGCCGCTCGCGCCGGAATTCGACGGTCGCGGCGGACGCGCGTCGACCCTTCGTGCGCGCGGATAGCGCAGGGCCGGAACGTCGCGTCGCGTCACTCACGAACGGAGACGCACGCGAGAGGTTTTCAGGGCAAAACCGCGTTGACGCTGATCGAGAGCGCAAGTACCGCGTCGCTTCAATGAAGCGCGCATCCCTCTCCCGGATCGGTCTTGCTCTCCTCTGCCTCGGCGTCGTCTACGGCTGCAACGCCGGTGACGCGCCGGAAGACGTCGCCGGCGACGGCGCGCCGATCACGGCGGGCGCGACCGACGTGCGGATCGTCGACGTGCCCGGCACGTCGATCCGCGTCGCGACGTGGAACGACGCCGGTCGTCCGTTCTTCTCGATCGACCT
Coding sequences within it:
- the ftsA gene encoding cell division protein FtsA, giving the protein MSNIGSQGEIVVGLDIGTTKVCAVVGEIAEDGITILGVGAVPCRGLRKGIVSNIDWTVRSIKDAIEAAQTMAGVEIRTVYAGVAGSHIRSQSSDGVAAIAGGEVTRADVERVLEGARAIPVDADRQILHVLPREYIVDIQDGIRDPIGMSGVRLGAKVNLVTAATSCVQNVIRCAERCGLVVADVVLEPLASAEAVLSDDEREIGAAVVDVGGGTTDILCYVDGGIAHASVVPVGGNNITNDIAAGLRTPMAEADRLKRLYGCSLGRMVSDDEEIEVPGVGGQKPRRTPRRVLSDIIEPRVEEIFAVVRKRIEDTGLIEQLSAGVVLTGGAVLLEGTQELAEEVLGMPVRIGFPTGVRGITQLVHGPQYATGVGLVRYGAQAITDAHARTVAAPAHSMMRMAAAQQAKREASVAATGTEDAAPPKSSKLWEWLKAAF
- the ftsZ gene encoding cell division protein FtsZ, which produces MSFSIEFADEQTEYQARIKVIGCGGSGGNAVNTMINFGLEGVEFIVVNTDAQALNNNAAPTRLNIGNAVTRGLGAGADPERGRKAAMEDHQRIKELIAGADMVFITAGMGGGTGTGAAPVIAQLAREEGALTVGVVTKPFLFEGRQRSRRAELGLAQLAETVDTLITIPNQKLLMLGEDDLSFVDAFRKADEVLFQAVKGISDLITQNGIVNVDFADVKTVMSSMGRALMGTGIAKGQNRARLAAEMAVSSPLLDDISVDGATGVLINIVGGPDLKMREIQEAASLVQEQAHEEANIIFGASIDEQLGENVKVTVIATGFEELQKMASLDSHARIQMPSQQPQMQMSSAPQQMSAPPARHAQHLFSSAPPSRQPASAPAYAQRRAMSAAPAMQHHHEAPQHQEVQRVQPTSQRLPSRDRSSSFPAFDTDWDVPAFQRKGQ